The Branchiostoma lanceolatum isolate klBraLanc5 chromosome 5, klBraLanc5.hap2, whole genome shotgun sequence region CTTAAGGTGTGCGGGGGAAGATTATTCTCGGTCCGTTTCTGTGCTTATGATGTTTCTTCCCTGTTCTGTTCAACTCGTTGGTGCGTGCAGTTTGCTGCAGTTCCTCAAGCTGGCGCTGCTGAACATCCAGCCTCGCTTCCATTTCCAGCTGACGAGCGTCCATGGCCATCTGAAAATTGTCAACCTGTGAACGAGAAGCACAAAAACATCACCAAACAGTCAAATCTGTGCATAAAAAGTGCCCAAAGACTTGCTAAGAAGCACGTAGAATTGTTATTTACAACATTTTCAACAATGTAAAAGTTCGCGTAAAGCTTTGTCTTTTGAAAGACATGTCTTCTGTAGCTTTTGAAAAGGTTAGTTCGAGGTCACAGAGTAATGGTAATTAAACAAATACTCCTGCACATTCTACTCTTCAAagagtttgaaatgtttgtctGCATGTTTGAATGGGACAAAGTCTCCACTCTGACACCACTTGAACGTTCAACAGTATTTACCGAGATTTGATGAAGCTCAGATATGACCGTGGTTAATGGTACCAAGGACGTAAGAATgatagatataacgttaaagtAGGGAAGTATAGCTGTTTGTTTTGGCAAGTTCCCAACTACATATCCACTGTTCCCACGGACCACTTCGCACCAAAAATAAACGCATAGTAGTATCCAAACACTGTTGTTGACAACTCTTATGGTGGCATTTTATTTGAACCATTGATGTAACACGAGTGTTTCGTCCTTTTGGAGAGGGTTAGACGTTATTTTAGTGGCGCGTTGGAATCCTTATTTTCCTAGAGTCCGTGACCCCACACCATAAGTGTCCCTTTGTCTCCAGCGCGATCTCCCATGACAAGGATTCTTGCTACGGAAAACCGTTATCGTTACAGAAACAACACGGGCACTTGACTATCGCATATACATACAATCCGAAACACAACGAAAACGTTTGTTTGGTGCTTACCTGAGCCAACAAGTCGTACATGCGGACTGAGATGTCGGACAGCTGTGAGGCCACCACGCTCTTGAACTTGGCGAGAGCCTCGAGGTCTACTGCGGAAGGACAGGAGGGGCAGGGACGGCCGAACTTGTCCTCAACCTGCGACAGACGTGGTGAAAAACGCTTTAGCAAAACGAAAAACAAAGTCCGCTTATCAATGTATGCTTAAAACTCTTCTACAACAGTGGTCGTGCAGTGACTCTAACGTTAGAACCACTATAAGCTAgctttacatacatttacagaACAGAAAACGCTATTTTCTGCGGATCTGGACTGTCCCTCGGTCTTGTTTTTACCTAAACCTGGCCGTCCTGCCTTTTAAATTTCTCTATAGCCAccaacaaaaacatacacacgATTTTTCTACCACGTGTAAGTAAACTGAAAAGTGCAAATAGACTAACTTTTCAAAACATGGTACAGCATTGATTCCCACACTGAAAGAAAACTATGCGGACACCATTAGGTCATGACAGACCCTGAAAGCGATACAATGTACTAAAATCCGAGCCCCTGGAAACAAGTCGGCCTTGTGACATATTTAACAAAGGACTTTCTGAAGGACACGATCTTTGTACG contains the following coding sequences:
- the LOC136435336 gene encoding uncharacterized protein, yielding MDAQATILAVLVVFVGVLDLARGLYIPRGPGKAETQPPMSYSLDERGVAFGDDMLRPDLEVEDKFGRPCPSCPSAVDLEALAKFKSVVASQLSDISVRMYDLLAQVDNFQMAMDARQLEMEARLDVQQRQLEELQQTARTNELNRTGKKHHKHRNGPRIIFPRTP